A single Camelus ferus isolate YT-003-E chromosome 3, BCGSAC_Cfer_1.0, whole genome shotgun sequence DNA region contains:
- the TIFAB gene encoding TRAF-interacting protein with FHA domain-containing protein B encodes MEKPLTVLRVSLHHPTPGLAAFANVPQRLQHDTSPLLVGRGPDAHLRLELPHLSRRHLSLEPYLEKGSALLTFSLKALSRKSCVWVNGLTLRFLEQVTLSTVNRVTFSGIQMVVHIEGGTSLEAFVCCFHLSPSPLIDRPQAEETDEWEGVPQERPPPASGQQAPGHLGFLHGPSQPSPGRATETQLQREPPDSALHQPRWPPRASLG; translated from the coding sequence ATGGAGAAGCCCCTCACGGTTCTGCGGGTGAGCCTGCACCACCCCACGCCGGGCCTGGCCGCCTTTGCCAATGTCCCACAGCGGCTGCAGCATGACACCAGCCCGCTGCTGGTGGGCCGGGGCCCAGACGCCCACCTCCGGCTGGAGCTCCCGCACCTCTCCCGCCGGCACCTGTCGCTGGAGCCATACCTGGAGAAGGGCAGCGCCCTGCTGACCTTCAGCCTGAAGGCGCTGAGCCGCAAGAGCTGCGTGTGGGTCAATGGGCTGACGTTGAGGTTCCTGGAGCAGGTTACCCTGAGCACCGTCAACAGGGTCACCTTCTCTGGCATCCAGATGGTGGTGCACATTGAAGGAGGCACCTCCCTGGAGGCCTTTGTCTGCTGCTTCCATCTCAGCCCCTCGCCCCTGATTGACAGGCCCCAGGCTGAGGAGACCGACGAATGGGAAGGTGTTCCCCAGGAACGACCTCCCCCAGCTTCAGGGCAGCAGGCTCCGGGTCACCTGGGCTTTCTCCACGGCCCTTCGCAGCCAAGCCCTGGCAGAGCAACAGAAACGCAGCTCCAGAGGGAGCCCCCAGACAGCGCTCTCCACCAGCCCCGCTGGCCACCCCGAGCAAGCCTCGGCTGA